The following proteins come from a genomic window of Aricia agestis chromosome 19, ilAriAges1.1, whole genome shotgun sequence:
- the LOC121736763 gene encoding uncharacterized protein LOC121736763: MEGIIRVQKHIKIQILNDYENFQGSNKGKVTRSHIKVRLESLEKAWSRFEDNNYELIEMGELPHDSEYLTDKVFDKIKEVYYEYKGELEDILLKEVIDPTVSSTKVRDTLSINLPTINLPTFSGRYTEWPSFRNLFETLIHKNPNLHNIEKLYYLKSHITGEAEQLLRHVPITEASYEDCWKLLRKRYSNKRFIANHTLNRLFGQKNLTSEESCGIKGILDTTNECLSALSNLEIDISTWDLLIIYLVTQKLDGESRKLWEHNISKDLENLPTLDEFYTFLENRFRALEFLELRERKTIVDQRQKTHAFATTAVIMQCSYCKMNHTLDQCTSFYKEDFDTRLQFIRNNNLCFNCFSTYHKASSCRRLRACQRCNGRHHTLLHRETIARCGLPKTGIWPLDEVHGESNYYNNDEVKNRQLPQVMLPTALVKVNTENSSTTLKALLDQGSQASIVTERMAEILSLQRIPVEGAVTGVGGEDQNVAIKEMVEFNIQSTASDFNCNVQAYVLSDLPSTPAVEVTHIVDWPELSSLKLADPRFDKPGKIDVILGAEIYGRILRYGILRDTSYNLTAQNTHFGWILSGRVPVMSQEFKVG, encoded by the coding sequence atggAAGGAATTATTCGAGtacaaaaacatattaaaattcaaattttgaatgATTATGAAAATTTCCAAGGGTCTAATAAAGGTAAAGTTACACGATCTCATATTAAAGTAAGGCTCGAAAGTTTAGAGAAGGCATGGTCTCGTTTCGAAGACAATAATTACGAGTTGATAGAAATGGGGGAATTACCACACGATTCTGAGTACCTAACAGACAAAgtatttgataaaattaaagaaGTGTACTATGAATATAAAGGAGAGCTAGAGGATATTCTTTTAAAGGAAGTTATTGACCCCACCGTTTCTTCGACTAAAGTAAGAGACACACTGTCAATTAATCTGCCTACCATTAACTTACCAACGTTTTCTGGAAGGTATACAGAATGGCCATCTTTCCGTAATTTATTTGAAACATTAATACATAAAAATccaaatttacataatattgagaAACTTTACTATTTAAAAAGTCACATCACCGGTGAAGCTGAGCAATTGTTACGTCATGTACCTATCACAGAAGCTAGTTATGAAGATTGTTGGAAATTATTGAGGAAAAGGTACAGCAACAAAAGGTTCATAGCAAATCATACATTGAATCGCCTGTTCGGTCAAAAGAATTTAACTTCAGAGGAGAGTTGCGGAATAAAGGGAATACTCGATACCACGAATGAGTGTTTAAGTGCTCTCTCTAATTTAGAAATAGATATTTCGACGTGGgatcttttaattatttacttagttACACAGAAGTTGGACGGAGAGTCTAGAAAACTGTGGGAGCacaatattagtaaagatttaGAGAATTTACCAACTTTAGatgaattttatacatttttggaAAACAGATTTAGAGCTTTAGAATTTTTAGAGCTGAGAGAGCGGAAGACGATTGTAGATCAGAGACAAAAGACACATGCCTTTGCCACAACTGCCGTGATTATGCAATGTTCATACTGTAAGATGAACCATACGTTGGACCAGTGTACATCGTTTTATAAAGAAGATTTTGACACTAGATTACAatttataagaaataataatttatgcttTAATTGCTTTAGCACGTATCATAAAGCATCATCATGCAGACGGCTTAGGGCATGTCAGCGTTGTAATGGTCGACACCACACATTATTACACCGAGAGACGATTGCCAGGTGTGGTTTACCAAAGACGGGTATATGGCCTTTGGATGAGGTTCACGGAGagagtaattattataacaatgacGAGGTCAAAAACCGACAATTGCCCCAGGTAATGTTGCCCACAGCCCTAGTTAAGGTGAACACTGAGAATTCCAGTACAACCTTGAAAGCATTACTCGATCAGGGCTCTCAAGCTTCAATTGTCACCGAGAGAATGGCAGAAATTTTAAGTCTTCAAAGGATACCGGTAGAAGGAGCTGTAACTGGTGTAGGGGGAGAGGATCAGAACGTGGCTATCAAAGAAATGGTAGAATTTAATATACAGTCCACTGCTAGTGATTTTAATTGTAACGTACAAGCCTATGTTCTGAGTGATCTACCGTCAACCCCCGCGGTAGAAGTTACACACATCGTTGATTGGCCAGAGTTATCATCCTTAAAATTAGCAGATCCTCGTTTTGACAAGCCTGGTAAAATAGATGTTATATTAGGTGCTGAAATTTATGGACGTATTTTAAGATATGGTATTCTTCGAGATACGTCATACAATTTAACGGCGCAAAATACTCATTTTGGATGGATATTATCTGGTAGGGTCCCAGTGATGTCGCAAGAATTTAAGGTAGGATAg